From the Halorubellus sp. JP-L1 genome, one window contains:
- a CDS encoding AAA family ATPase yields the protein MVDDVDDALLRALHDHNPWWEDGTAAFSLPARQKSDFYHLVRPDDPDTQFEDQSVLGLVGRRGAGKTTLLHQFVHHQIEAGYAPEQFCYLPFAADPLYQLNSDDQLTRAVRHYETRILGRVDEPDSHFLLLDDVHRIEHQNKPTINGWGTPLKQLLADDDARHVAVTASASLQVERELDRVGLPKEDYDTQPILPEKFRDYLYSIQPELEEPDRRVSPTSIRDGPNSLPAAIDSKSVDALVDELRAKHEQVEDQARLVRSKLVRYLATGGIVAYDRDDDLADETDVTDADFERLRQETRHALYQEVPGFETIKTIDDLERLCALAARNRARDAIRFQGLVELFDVDRRTITDSYLPALDELYLLSGITEYDNRRPRSVRLYLRDTGLVNALTGDDWATMRDDFDREADLARIAAFDHTMRFAYGINAAQGQDVTPSVEYWQTRHGEVDYVFEIDDTPVPIGLAYKPRDREDALTALEAFRAEYDAPVAFLLRGDASRRPEPIEDVQDGIVELPYWLYLLLC from the coding sequence ATGGTCGACGACGTCGACGACGCACTCCTGCGGGCCCTCCACGACCACAATCCGTGGTGGGAGGACGGCACCGCGGCGTTCTCGCTGCCGGCCCGCCAGAAGAGCGACTTCTATCATCTCGTTCGCCCCGACGACCCCGACACCCAGTTCGAGGACCAGAGCGTCCTCGGCCTCGTCGGCCGCCGCGGCGCCGGCAAGACCACGCTCCTCCACCAGTTCGTCCACCACCAGATCGAGGCCGGCTACGCACCCGAGCAGTTCTGCTACCTCCCCTTCGCCGCCGACCCGCTCTATCAGCTCAACTCCGACGACCAGCTCACGCGAGCAGTCCGTCACTACGAAACCCGGATTCTCGGTCGCGTAGACGAACCCGACTCGCACTTCCTCCTGCTCGACGACGTCCACCGCATCGAACACCAGAACAAACCCACCATCAACGGCTGGGGAACCCCACTCAAGCAGCTCCTCGCCGACGACGACGCGCGTCACGTCGCCGTCACCGCAAGCGCGAGCCTACAGGTCGAACGCGAACTCGACCGCGTCGGCCTCCCCAAAGAGGACTACGACACCCAGCCCATCCTCCCCGAGAAGTTCCGGGACTACCTCTACTCCATCCAACCGGAACTCGAAGAACCAGACCGACGCGTCAGTCCCACCTCGATCCGAGACGGCCCGAACAGCCTCCCCGCAGCCATCGACTCCAAGTCGGTCGACGCGCTCGTTGACGAACTCCGCGCCAAACACGAGCAAGTCGAGGACCAGGCGCGACTCGTCCGTTCGAAACTCGTCCGCTACCTCGCGACCGGCGGCATCGTCGCGTACGACCGCGACGACGACCTGGCCGACGAGACCGACGTCACCGACGCCGACTTCGAACGCCTCCGCCAAGAGACGCGCCACGCCCTCTACCAGGAAGTCCCCGGGTTCGAGACCATCAAGACCATCGACGACCTCGAACGTCTCTGCGCGCTCGCCGCACGCAACCGCGCCCGCGACGCCATCCGGTTCCAGGGCCTCGTGGAGCTGTTCGACGTCGACCGCCGCACCATCACCGACAGCTACCTCCCCGCGCTCGACGAACTCTACCTCCTCTCCGGCATCACCGAGTACGACAACCGCCGCCCGCGCTCGGTGCGCCTCTACCTCCGCGACACCGGCCTCGTGAACGCACTCACCGGCGACGACTGGGCGACGATGCGCGACGACTTCGACCGCGAAGCCGACCTCGCCAGGATCGCCGCCTTCGACCACACCATGCGCTTCGCCTACGGCATCAACGCAGCCCAGGGACAGGACGTCACCCCGAGCGTCGAGTACTGGCAGACCCGCCACGGCGAAGTCGACTACGTCTTCGAGATCGACGACACCCCCGTCCCGATTGGCCTCGCCTACAAACCTCGCGACCGCGAAGACGCCCTGACCGCGCTCGAAGCCTTCAGAGCCGAGTACGACGCCCCCGTCGCCTTCCTCCTCCGCGGCGACGCCTCCCGTCGCCCCGAACCCATCGAAGACGTACAGGACGGCATCGTCGAACTCCCCTACTGGCTCTACCTCCTCCTCTGCTGA
- a CDS encoding HEAT repeat domain-containing protein, which translates to MTYVFAFDRDWTVDVNPHPRHEAVPLEWVRYLAHDTEHAVYAIGNQDLADEAAIPGGVDVVGRYDDDWDDWLGDKQPDGRYERFPKRRERLALIEDIHPDAEGYVVVDDLDLGDVDGWQHYHAWEFVPALERGEFDRDLPWVDAPRDVRTDGGTDAPARIASPDAEVLAQWLDAREDDAQFELASPECESGTTQLLHDVSIRDRSMNRPAAAPAIECVPVAPTMEAFTLRVDDVRSLTVADPPRELYTASARTKREKLRGLRRLATASPEAVPVEEVTVHLDTANTRAARRDALVALREAAGVQPVACEVAVPAVRSELALDDPVSARDELLILDRVAEVAPESVAPCLETVVEYLDGEDDAARGRAASVVSHVAEADGRDIVDAVPALVGLVGARGRGLAHAVYALTAVSKVDLDALAPHRETLAGALADDALEPGVRANALSALGRLVGDDPSRGVDLVDDVAGLLDADHDMLRNNALGFLGDVAKHHGDVVEPYVDELARLASADDDVTRVNASGAIARVAEDDPDAAVGKVPVFIDRLTDENPLVRQNACEVLGHAGASFVTPLLETRAREDENPEVRSRAARALDQLDANDAELEPESST; encoded by the coding sequence ATGACGTACGTGTTCGCGTTCGACCGCGACTGGACGGTCGACGTGAACCCGCACCCGCGTCACGAGGCGGTTCCGCTCGAGTGGGTGCGTTACCTCGCGCACGACACCGAGCACGCGGTGTACGCCATCGGGAACCAGGACCTCGCCGACGAGGCCGCCATCCCCGGCGGCGTCGACGTCGTCGGCCGGTACGACGACGACTGGGACGACTGGCTCGGTGACAAGCAACCCGACGGCCGCTACGAGCGCTTCCCGAAGCGCCGCGAGCGCCTCGCACTCATCGAGGACATCCACCCGGACGCCGAGGGGTACGTCGTCGTGGACGACCTCGACCTCGGCGACGTCGACGGCTGGCAGCACTACCACGCGTGGGAGTTCGTCCCCGCGCTCGAACGCGGCGAGTTCGACCGCGACCTCCCCTGGGTCGACGCACCGCGGGACGTCCGGACCGACGGCGGCACCGACGCTCCCGCTCGCATCGCGTCCCCGGACGCGGAGGTGCTCGCCCAGTGGCTGGACGCACGCGAGGACGACGCCCAGTTCGAACTGGCGTCACCCGAGTGCGAGAGCGGCACGACCCAGCTCCTCCACGACGTCTCGATCCGCGACCGATCGATGAACCGGCCCGCGGCGGCCCCAGCCATCGAGTGCGTGCCGGTCGCACCGACGATGGAGGCGTTCACGCTCCGCGTCGACGACGTGCGGTCGCTGACCGTCGCCGACCCGCCCCGCGAGCTGTACACCGCGAGCGCCCGGACGAAGCGAGAGAAGCTCCGTGGCCTCCGACGGCTCGCGACCGCTAGCCCGGAGGCCGTCCCGGTCGAGGAGGTGACCGTCCACCTCGACACTGCGAACACGCGCGCGGCTCGCCGGGACGCGCTCGTGGCGCTCCGCGAGGCCGCCGGCGTCCAGCCGGTGGCCTGCGAGGTCGCGGTGCCGGCCGTCCGGAGCGAACTCGCGCTCGACGATCCCGTGTCGGCGCGGGACGAATTGTTGATACTCGACCGCGTCGCCGAGGTCGCCCCGGAGAGCGTCGCGCCCTGTCTCGAGACCGTGGTCGAGTACCTCGACGGCGAAGACGACGCCGCCCGGGGTCGAGCTGCGAGCGTCGTCAGTCACGTCGCCGAAGCCGACGGCCGCGACATCGTCGACGCGGTACCGGCGCTCGTGGGGCTCGTCGGAGCCCGCGGGCGCGGGCTGGCGCACGCCGTCTACGCGCTCACGGCGGTGAGCAAGGTCGACCTAGACGCCCTCGCTCCACATCGCGAGACGCTCGCGGGCGCCCTTGCCGACGACGCACTCGAACCAGGCGTGCGGGCGAACGCGCTGTCGGCGCTCGGCCGACTCGTCGGCGACGACCCGAGCCGCGGCGTCGACCTCGTCGACGACGTCGCCGGGTTGCTCGACGCCGACCACGACATGCTCCGCAACAACGCCCTGGGGTTCCTCGGCGACGTCGCCAAGCACCACGGCGACGTCGTCGAACCGTACGTCGACGAGCTCGCTCGACTGGCCAGCGCCGACGACGACGTGACGCGCGTCAACGCCAGCGGCGCCATCGCGCGAGTTGCCGAGGACGACCCGGATGCGGCCGTCGGGAAGGTTCCGGTGTTCATCGACCGCCTCACCGACGAGAACCCGCTCGTCCGCCAGAACGCCTGCGAGGTCCTGGGGCACGCGGGAGCCTCGTTCGTCACGCCGCTACTCGAGACGCGTGCCAGAGAGGACGAGAA
- a CDS encoding VWA domain-containing protein produces the protein MDTALTELDGGDRCAITVTVRDHQTHAIRDRTVHRLTVETTEGEVLHLFGRRNPESDLAVETGRSYAVADVLASTSRDPLADDEAWCPDCSGTIRPGCHADVADTAISTAARDGGATDAGEVTGAFGVVDDRTTFSLIQEEADGTDADAVDDWQPMRDARPPSPPAYVCTDCGRELSSYEVQRPADERERTRSRTETEAVADAAPTEILNSAVDSAAAAPSEETLGMAAGGAKDVGNFRENVAEGYTPQPEAISDEGLFYDYHFETGERDATDSAAAFSPRYATGASEHPVSGEREYFVSVGLDSTLSMAEFERPRLDLVAVLDVSGSMDSPFDAYYYDEHDRRHEVDDAGTKMEAAADALCALTEQLDADDRLGVVLYNSRAHLAKPLRDVGSTNMDAIRRHIRDVQAGGGTNLEDGFEAAVDLLQDAPAEASVERRVVFMTDMMPNTGRTGEGALTERFERAAEHGIHTTFVGMGLDENAELADALSGVRGANHYFVHSTAEFERRLGDEFDYMVTPLVYDLALDLDAGAHDVAAVHGAPDADPESGRLLSVGTLFPSAKTEGEARGGVVLVRLDPEDATTPNATPQNATTPNEREREPLALEASWTERDGTEHAERVTITLPEETPWYGHDGVRKAVGLSRYARELRTWARDVHHADDRGVDDWLVADQGGEHERESVSLHVSSAHAARFAELDSYLEREQAGIGDETLQQERDLLATLQEAVPGARSDRGVSE, from the coding sequence ATGGATACTGCACTCACCGAACTCGACGGCGGGGACCGATGCGCGATTACGGTCACTGTACGCGACCACCAGACGCACGCGATCCGGGACCGGACCGTCCATCGCCTGACGGTGGAGACGACCGAAGGGGAGGTACTGCACCTGTTCGGCCGTCGTAACCCCGAGTCCGACCTCGCGGTCGAGACCGGACGCTCGTACGCGGTCGCGGACGTGCTCGCGAGCACGTCCCGGGACCCGCTCGCGGACGACGAGGCGTGGTGTCCGGACTGTTCGGGCACCATCAGGCCCGGTTGTCACGCTGACGTCGCGGACACCGCGATCTCGACCGCTGCACGCGACGGCGGCGCCACCGATGCGGGCGAAGTCACGGGTGCGTTTGGCGTCGTCGACGACCGAACCACGTTCTCGCTCATCCAGGAGGAGGCCGATGGAACAGACGCTGACGCGGTGGACGACTGGCAGCCGATGCGAGACGCGCGACCGCCGAGTCCGCCAGCGTACGTCTGCACCGACTGCGGCCGCGAGCTGTCCTCGTACGAGGTCCAGCGGCCGGCGGACGAGCGCGAACGGACCCGCAGCAGAACCGAGACCGAAGCCGTTGCGGACGCCGCCCCCACGGAGATCCTGAACTCCGCCGTTGATTCCGCGGCGGCCGCGCCGTCGGAGGAAACGCTCGGGATGGCGGCCGGCGGTGCGAAGGACGTGGGGAACTTCCGCGAGAACGTCGCCGAGGGGTACACGCCCCAGCCGGAGGCGATCAGCGACGAGGGCCTGTTCTACGACTACCACTTCGAGACCGGCGAGCGGGACGCAACCGACTCTGCGGCCGCGTTCTCGCCGCGGTACGCGACGGGCGCGAGCGAGCACCCCGTCTCCGGCGAGCGCGAGTATTTCGTCTCGGTCGGATTGGACTCGACGCTCTCGATGGCCGAGTTCGAGCGCCCGCGCCTGGACCTGGTCGCGGTGCTCGACGTCTCCGGGTCGATGGATAGTCCGTTCGACGCGTACTACTACGACGAACACGACCGCCGTCACGAGGTCGACGACGCGGGGACGAAGATGGAGGCCGCGGCGGACGCGCTCTGTGCGCTCACCGAACAGCTCGACGCCGACGACCGGCTCGGCGTCGTCCTCTACAACAGTCGCGCGCACCTCGCGAAGCCGCTCCGTGACGTCGGGAGCACGAACATGGACGCGATCCGACGGCACATCCGCGACGTCCAGGCCGGCGGCGGGACGAACCTCGAGGACGGCTTCGAGGCCGCCGTCGACCTCCTCCAGGACGCGCCCGCGGAAGCGAGCGTGGAGCGACGCGTCGTGTTCATGACGGACATGATGCCGAACACCGGCCGGACTGGCGAGGGCGCGCTCACCGAGCGCTTCGAGCGCGCCGCCGAGCACGGCATTCACACGACGTTCGTCGGGATGGGGCTCGACGAGAACGCCGAACTCGCCGACGCCCTCTCGGGCGTCCGTGGCGCGAACCACTACTTCGTCCACTCGACCGCGGAGTTCGAGCGTCGCCTCGGGGACGAGTTCGACTACATGGTGACGCCGCTCGTCTACGACCTCGCGCTCGACCTCGACGCCGGCGCCCACGACGTCGCCGCCGTCCACGGCGCCCCCGACGCCGACCCAGAAAGCGGCCGACTCCTCTCCGTCGGGACGCTGTTCCCGTCCGCGAAGACAGAGGGCGAGGCCCGCGGCGGCGTCGTCCTCGTCCGCCTCGACCCCGAGGATGCAACGACCCCGAACGCAACGCCCCAGAACGCAACGACCCCGAACGAGCGCGAGCGCGAGCCCCTCGCGCTCGAAGCGTCGTGGACCGAGCGCGACGGCACCGAGCACGCCGAACGCGTGACGATCACGCTCCCCGAGGAGACGCCGTGGTACGGTCACGACGGGGTCCGGAAGGCGGTCGGGCTCTCCCGGTACGCGCGCGAGCTCCGGACGTGGGCGCGAGACGTCCACCACGCCGACGACCGCGGCGTCGACGACTGGCTCGTCGCCGACCAAGGAGGCGAGCACGAACGCGAGTCCGTCTCGCTCCACGTCTCCTCGGCGCACGCCGCCCGCTTCGCGGAACTGGACTCGTACCTCGAACGCGAGCAGGCTGGGATCGGTGACGAGACGCTCCAGCAGGAACGCGACCTCCTCGCGACCCTCCAGGAGGCGGTCCCCGGCGCTCGCTCCGACCGTGGGGTGTCCGAATGA